acagtgtgaccctcactgataagaaattacaactctaaaacactttcctagcagaaaatggcttctgagagcagggaagagataaaaagggtaaatggttcatagattttagctctggcaaacttcaatggatgtgtcattaagcaaaaacaataataaaaaaaatatttaaatataaaataaaactgtggaatatcctaagaagtcatttttaagaactaggatagatgcaattgtttatttcatttgtttattttcacatcgggtgtcctttaaagtggtctgaaactccgacataacgttcaataaaaatgtgttttcctgctttttattactcatacagttaccatatttgcttttgtgtacaagtaatattgcctgtttacaaattacaagtttccaaagtacagtttatctgctctgaaagctgccattgcattatattcaagctgctttttattatatattaaaatcttctagtgatctgttctgaactgtgtgaatTCTAGAGGCAGAGAGAGCTTGTTTTCATTTGTTACATAAAATgtaacaactgaggaatgtaaaacaaaagatactgttatcaacCCTTCGGATCGGGTCCTAAGCTGAAGAAGCTTTCcatggcaggacaaagtgctgtgtttaactgttttaatGCTCTTCtgctatatttttgtttttgtgatagtagatttaaagctgtaaggaaatgctgagtttcagaccactttaaggtccCTTACACACTATCACaccacaccaagggcttgatctactaaaccgtgataactcatatcacggccgtttatgCACGCGTTTTCGCGAGATCGTGAATTTCGTGCGCAATCATGAATTTTCGCACAAAAACGATTGCAAAAAcgcccgtgatatgagttatcatggtttagtgaatcaaggcccaagTGTGCAATTAGCCTAAAGTATCACTGTAGTgtcatagagcagaatgcagtacattatccAGGATACTCACTTTTACTATATTTTtccttgtttcagcatcagaaacacttcctatatctacatatTGCCATAGATTGGTATTTAGCCCTGTCCTCCCAGTGATgcctagcctaggctgtttagctatgcggaacaCTCCACTaatagcattctgggagacctggtatTATTTGTGccggctttggaactctcagtaaacaaacattccgtacagatgacCTGACAGGatcaaagatgttgccacctgtgataaatttccgaatgtaaatcggggatttaataatttataaaggaatattgtgaaaaaataagcaattttagtgattacattattttcactatagaTTCTCGTTAAGGGTCTGGCTGTGACCTCCTCCGTTTCCACACACAAGCATTTGGAAGTGGAATTTCagtctattgaaatcaataggctgcttttGATTCACGTATGTGTATGAGGAGGGGGGGATATGCAACCTGTTGCAATTATTCACACATCACATCCAAATCCCTATTACCGTGGCATGGCAGGGGATTTGGATGCAGCTCCACATTAGCattagttcaaactcctaaccctaacttacaaagctctccacaatctctctccccggtacctatcctcactaatctccagatacaaacccaatcgcaatctcagattggcacacaatcttctgttgtcctcctctagaatcacctcctcacattcactcttacaagacttcgcacgcgcttcacccctgctctggaatgccctcccacaacacatccgtcactcgccaacctttgttacttttaaacgctctctaaaaactcatttgttccgacaagcatatgggcTACCTTAGgcaacttccctttgtcctaagaccaaattgcactcctactaggtatcctaaaacacactgcctttatatattttaccgTATActactcctcctcttcttccctacccccccccccccccccattccctttagattgtaagctcacaagggcaggactctctcccccttttgtgtcttggaaatcattatacattttattcattatgttatttttatcttctgtattttgtattctgtatgctgtatcattttttgtattttgtcactaattatgtatcttgtatattagtgtacaccattgtctgtattattatgtaccccatgtttgtttcttactttgtacagcgccacggaatatgttggcactttataaatcaataataataatgagtgtTGCATCTGTCTCGGAGACAGACACCAGCACTAAACCAAATCCATTTCCAAGGCTCCCTAAAGGCTCCAAAAACAGGGATTAGTAATCAAATGCACCTCCTCTTTGAAACTAGTCTTGCCTGCTTAGGATAGCTGTTCCTCCTGTTACTTAATGCTGAAGGCagccctggatttacctcacatgagcctatcggcacagatgtcttggcaccctagactccgccctccatgaacctacaaacacccaccgaactgcaccacaagtgtgctggctggccaagctttcacttctcccttacttcccttgcccgtcgtaagtagctagaggtgccccctagtactaCAGTATGTTGCCCCCGAATGAAGGGAgagctcgtcagtggaatgccgagagccgagTGAGCAACCTCTCACTCActcggactctgcatagggaaggaaggagggaggcactagaggaGCAGAgtcagccgcctttccatcaacaggcccctgtaggcacatgcctacgggGCCTTATGGTAAATGTGGCCCTGGCTGAAGTTAAGCACCAAAATACACCATCTGACTTCCCATCCCTTGCCTAACACACTTTCTAAACCCTACCGGATATTTTTcaaacaaatactgtatattcttgcatataagactactttttgacccttgaaaatcttctgaaaagtcaggggtcgccgtataagccgggtgtcattgatgccgggtgatacgccccatcctgttaccgcctctcagatctcgctgctgaggactgtagtgaaacagagcaggcgcacatgtgcgagatctgagaggcagagaaggaggtaaataggatacaagggcgggccggaCGGGTAAAAGACCCATGTTTATAGGCTCagtgcgatctattcttccatacccctctgataaacagggaggcaAGGAGAGCTGACTAATCCGATTAggaagagggagagttgaccaatccaaccagtcagtcgcctatatactgttatacactgggtaccacatacaggacagcaccagtatctgttcatacacagcacccgtatatgatgtttttttatttttatttggtgtgcgttggaagaggggtagtcttatacggcgagtatatcccaaatgctatattttaactggaaatgttGGGGTGTCATCTTATACACCCAGTTGTCTCGTACGCCGGAATATAAGGTAATGAAATAATAAAGCAAAAGGAAAGGATTTATTTTTGCAGGTTTTAACCAATACATTGATGAGGGTATCAGAAGGGTCGAAATGCTTTATTTTATGGGCAGGAAATTGTGAGATTGCTGAGCTAGAGTGATGGTCAAAAAGAGTTAATGTCTTTCCACAGTGGAAGCAGATGGACAGGATCAGGAGATCTTCTCTGTGCCGCTGGGGAAGCAACTCCTTCTATCTTGGCAGAGAAGAGCTACAGGAGCCAACCAGCCAGGTATTTTTTAATATAGTTATTGAAAAAAGCTCAGACATGCATTGTGGATTGCTAACAAACGTACATTTGCTGTCAAAGGCTTACAAATATGAAGGTAAACTAGGGATTTAACATATGGGATTACTGTTTATGTGCTTTTATGGAAGGTGGGGGATGAAAACTGTTTTTAATAGCAAATCAGTAATATTTGCCAGCTTTTGATTAACGCCGGGTTGAAAGTTCTTAATAAAATGACTCATTTAATAGCTAAGACTTGTGTGGCTAACAAGTCGctgctctctgcttcctgttTTTGCTATAATTTGAAGCTCAAACCTCAAGCTTTTATAAACGTATTTTAGACAACACCTTTAATATCCGTTGACAGATTTATGGATTTGTCCTCTTGCTAATGAGCCCAGCACACTGGAACCCTCTAGGCTCATGTCTATGGTGCCTAgttctaaatctggccctgcttggCCATCTGCAGACACTCATACCTCCACCCTGGGAGCTTTGTTACCATTCAATGGCACGGTTTGCTCTGTACTATTACTGTTTTTCTCCCAAAATACCCAACCTATATTTTATTGAGTTTTGTTTTTCCTCCTTTATGTCTTCCTTAAGCCACTTGCTGATAATTGCTTGCGTGTTATTTATGAACATTTACATTCCAAACTGTTAACAGTTCAAGCAACAGCATCACTAAGCCCCCAAAAAACTTTCTTCATGGAGTTCTTATGATGTCAACATTTTACTGCTCCTTTAGGCATTCCTCAAAGGGCTTTCCAGATTTTGAAGCATTGTTTTAATGGATCACTGTTCCACCAGGCTGTGCCTCCATTCTTCATCCAGGCTTTTCTTTTTTCCACCTATGGGCAAACCAGTCTATGATGTTGTTGAGCTATCACGGTGGTCCATCCAGAAGGAGAACAAGTCAATGCAGGAGTGAAACAAGAGGCAAATCTCTCCTTCTCTAGAGATCTTCGACCATCTCCCTGAAGGCCAAGACGTGATTATTCCCTTATCCAAGCTAGATGGAGACAGAATGTTTGTGCTTCTCAAATGATAAATCTGGAAGCTCAAAGAATTTGTTTTTTCCCACTTTGACCTCTCTCACCGCATTTTTCATAGTCTCAGAAGTAAAGTAGTATAAAAATGGGTCAAGCACTGTATTGAAGCAAGCTATTAGTAACGTTGCATGGTAGGCTTCGTTGAGAGAACAGGTCTTGTTGGACCACTGATAAAGAAGCAAAATGATGTGATAGGGAAGGAAACAGAGCAGGAATATGGATATGTTGGCAGTCAACATTCTCACGACTTTCACCTTGTTGATTATACCGTCTTTAACCACCTGACTGTGTCCCATTGCCCTCAACAAGGCCACAGAGCTAAAGGTTATGATACCGGCTGGGACCAAGAAACCACTGATAACAGCTCCAATGGTTGGGCCCAGCTTAGTAACAAATGGTGGTTGGCCGTGGAGGCAGCTATTGTTATTTTGATTTTCGTTACTAAGACTTGGCAAAAACGACACAAGACAGGCACATATATTGAAGAGCCACACTCCAACACACACCCATCCTGCATGCTGACGTAGTCGTCTGGAGCGGAGTGGGTAACAAACCGCCAAACACCTGTCAAAGGCAATGCAGGCTAGTAAGAAGATACTCCCatacatgttgaggagaaggaagGCACCAGTCACCTGACACAGCCATCTCTCTCGAGTAGATG
This DNA window, taken from Hyperolius riggenbachi isolate aHypRig1 chromosome 3, aHypRig1.pri, whole genome shotgun sequence, encodes the following:
- the LOC137560936 gene encoding lysophosphatidic acid receptor 6-like, yielding MSSNINCSEIRQEVYLSGYSVVTVLGLIFNCIALYFLFHLPHSAITIYMKNLAFADLLLIFTLPLRIYGYTLPAEAASSTRERWLCQVTGAFLLLNMYGSIFLLACIAFDRCLAVCYPLRSRRLRQHAGWVCVGVWLFNICACLVSFLPSLSNENQNNNSCLHGQPPFVTKLGPTIGAVISGFLVPAGIITFSSVALLRAMGHSQVVKDGIINKVKVVRMLTANISIFLLCFLPYHIILLLYQWSNKTCSLNEAYHATLLIACFNTVLDPFLYYFTSETMKNAVREVKVGKNKFFELPDLSFEKHKHSVSI